AGCCGTCCCGGTATCCGGTTTTCACCCCCTGTTGAATCGCCTGGGACAAGGTTCCACCCTCGATACAAAGCTCGGCGCCCATTTCCACAATGAAAACGGCAACGCCGGTATCCTGGCACAGCGGGAACACCTCCCCGGAGGCGATATCGGCATTTTTTAGCAGTCCGGCAAGCACATCGCGCCCCTGTTCGGACACTTCGGTCTTTAACGCCCGGTCCAGGGCCGCTCTGACATCGGGCGGCAGGTGATAATTGGAGCGGATGCATAGTTTTGAAACCGCCTCTGCAATCTCTTGAACCTGGATAATCCTCAAGCCACAGCCTCATTTTTCGAAATATTCGGGAACATTTTTTTGTTCTAGAACTTGTAACAATTTGAAATAGTATAAAATAATGATACAACAGTTTGCATAATAAACGGTTTTTCCGAATCACCCTTAATAGATTTAGTTCTTTGTTTATATTAACTTTATAGTTACTTTGCCGTTTGATACCGTGCATGGCACGGTAATTGTCATATAACGGGTAAAACAGAAACCCATAGAAAGAGGCGATTCTAAATTCATGAAATACATAAAACCGACAATATCCATACTTGTGTTTGCCGCGATTCTTTCAATCACAGGTTATTCCTATTATAAGCATCAGCTGGCAAAAGCGCAACAGGAAATATCCTATATGTCCGATTTGCTAACCCGTCAGGAGCACTTGATCGAGACCGAAAAACAACGCAAACGCGCTGTTCGCAAAGTACTGAATATCATCAATCGTTATAACAGCGACATGTCCGATTCGACCAAACAGGATGTGGCCAATGAAATCTATTTAATGAGCCGCAAATATGAAAATCTGAATATTGACCTGATTGCCGCCACCATCACCCACGAAAGTGCGGCTACCTGGGAACCGACGGTCACATCTCGGGCCGGCGCTATGGGACTGATGCAGATCATGCCCGCCACCGGCGCTTATCTGGCGTATGAGGAAGGCATGAACTGGACTTTTGCGGAAGATCTGCTTTTCGATCCCCTTATCAATATCCAGCTGGGCTGCCGCTATTTGAATGAACTTGTGGGCATGTACGAAGAAGACGGCGGACTCGCCGCCTACAACGGCGGACCCAGGCGCGCGGAAATGTGGATCGACGGCAACAAGGATTATAATATTCTCTGGAAAGAAACGCGGGAATATGTACCCGCAGTCATGAGACTGTACGACCGCTTCAAAGTGCAGGAAACCCTGTAAACACACAACACACACCCTCCTTGACTCCCCTTTGCACGCAAAGGGGAGTTTTTTATGCCCCCCGCCTCTTCTTTTTTCGCGCGCCGATGAAATTTATTTGTATTTGTACAAATTTTTTGTTACAATAATAGATTAATCTGTTATCATTTTACAACATCCGGAGGTGTTACAATGGGTCAGATCGTGGGCGAGGGCTATACCTTTGATGATGTTTTGCTGATCCCGAATCAGTCGAGCGTATTACCCAAACAAGTCGATATCAGCACCCGGTTAACCCGAAACATCCATCTCAAAACTCCCATTGTCAGCGCGGCGATGGATACGGTGACCGAAGCTGACCTCGCCATTGCGCTGGCGCGCGAAGGCGGCATTGGGATTATTCATAAAAACTGCTCCATCGAATATCAGGTGGAAGAGATTGACCGGGTCAAACGCTCCGAAACCGGCATGATCTACAATCCCATCACCATGACCTCGGAGCGGCCGATCAGCGATGCTCTCGATGTGATGCAGCGTTATCATATTTCCGGCATTCCCATTGTGGACCATAACATTCTGGTCGGCATACTCACCAACCGCGACCTGCGCTTTGAAACCGATTTCAGCAAAAAAGTCAGAGATTTAATGACCAAGGAAAACCTGGTCACGGTTCCTCCTGACATTTCACTGGAAGACGCGGAAAAAATCCTGCACGAGCACCGCAAGGAGAAACTGCTGGTGGTGGACGAAAACCGCACCCTCAAGGGTTTGATCACCGTCAAGGACATCAAGAACCGCAGACGCTTTCCCGATGCGACCAAAGACAAACACGGCCGGCTGCTGGTGGGCGCTGCCGTGGGCGTGGCATCGGACAGCAAAGAACGCGCCCGGGCGCTGATCGACGTCGGCGCTGACGTGATTGTGGTGGACACGGCGCACGGACATTCCCGCGGCGTCATCGACACCATCAAAATGCTGAAACAAGAACACCCGGAGATTGAACTGATTGCCGGTAACATTGCCACTCCGGAAGCCGCGGAGGACCTGATCAAAGCCGGTGTCGACAGCATCAAAGTGGGAATCGGTCCGGGCTCCATCTGCACCACACGCGTGGTCGCAGGCACCGGCGTGCCGCAGATCACAGCCATCATGCAGTGCCACGAGGTGGCATCCAAATACGATATTCCGCTGATCGCGGATGGCGGCATCAAACAAACCGGCGATGTGGCCAAAGCCCTCGGCGCCGGAGCCGACTCGGTGATGCTCGGAAACATGCTTGCGGGCACGGACGAGAGTCCGGGCGAACTGGTTTTTTATCAGGGACGCAGCTACAAAGTCTACCGGGCCATGGGGTCGCTGAGCGCCATGCGCGGCGGGCGCGGCGACCGCTATTTTCAGGAAGGCGAACGCAATGTCAAAAAACTGGTGCCCGAAGGCATTGAAGGCCGTATTCCGCACCGCGGAAAACTCAGCGATGTTATCTATCAGCTGGTTGGCGGACTGCGCGCCTCCATGGGTTATTGCGGTTCAGCAACCATCCAGGAATTGAAGGAAAAAGCCCGGTTCATCCGGATCACCCCGTCCGGGCTGCAGGAAAGTCATCCCCATGATATTACGATTACTCATGAATCGCCCAACTATATACTGAAAAAATAAAGCCGAATACATCAAATGCATCCGGCTGCAAGTCTGTTTCAGCCTGCTCTTTTTTTAAAAAAACTGTTATGCTTCCAACTGGTTGACAAAAGCCGCCAGTTCTGGATTTCTGGTTGGCTGCCTTGTTCTTGTGTTAAATTGATACCCTTGGTGGCCAGGTTGTGCAGAACAGAGCAGTCGTATCCCGATAGATCTTTTCACCTTCTTCTTTGTTCTCAACGGAACGCAGCTTTTTAATCTGACTTTTTAACCGTGTTTTGTAATGACGGCTGTGGAGTGCGATTGCGTTCACCGATTTGGATACGTTTTATTGCTGACTTGTGATTCGCCATATTAACATCACCTTTTTTTATAGTTCTAAACTTACAATCTTGAAATTTAGTCAATAAAAAATAAAAAATCAACATTTTTTTTGAGGATGAACATGAGTATACAAATCAAACCCGTTTCCGGTCAGCACCTCAAAACATTTGTAAAGCTGCCCTGGACCCTGTATCAGGACGATCCCTGCTGGGTGCCGCCGCTTATTTCCGATCAGCTCAACTATCTGAATCCGAAAAAAGGCCCGTTTTACGAGTTTGGCGACGCCGAACTGTTTCTCGCCTGCAAGGACGATGTGCCGGTCGGACGTATCAGCGCCCAGATTGACCGCCAGTACGAATCCCATCAGGACGCTGAAACCGGATTTTTCGGTTTTTTCGAAAGTATTAACGATATCGAGGTGGCTGAACAGTTGCTGCACACGGCGGAAACCTGGGTGCGGGACCACGGCAAATCGAGAATATGCGGCCCGTTTAATTTCACCCTGTACGATGCCAGCGGACTGCTGGTCAAAGGCTTTGATACCCTTCCGGTTCTTCTCACCAATTACAACAAATCTTACTATGCCGGTCTGCTGGAACAGTGCGGATACCGCAAACATATCGACTGGTACGCATTCCGCGTCAGCTCGGATCTGCACATCCGGCCGGTGTTTTACAGAATCCGGGAGCGCATCAGGCGGCAGGGCATTGTCATCAAATCCATAGACATGAAAAAACTGGATGAGGCTGTCGATTATATCGGTCCGATCTTTAATGAGGCCTGGGCCGGCAATCACGGACACGTGCCGTTAACCGATCGGCAATTGGAAGAGTTTAAAGCAGAACTCAAATATGCGATTGAACCGGATTTAACCTATCTCGCTTTTCTCGACGGACAATGCATCGGCTTTTCCCTGAGCGTCAAAGACGCCAATCCCGCCATCCAGAAAGCCAACGGCAGACTGTTTCCGTTCGGATTGTTCAAAATCATGCACGGCATGCGGCATGTAAAACGACTGCGCACCTTTGCCATGGGCGTGCTAAAAGAACACCGCAACCGCGGTCTGGATATTGTTTTTTATCTGGATACCATTGAAAACGGCATCAAAATGGGTTACACCGAATCCGAGTGTTCGGTGATTGTGGAAACCAACAATCGGATGATCGGCGCGCTCGAGGATCTGAACGCGGAGCAGTATAAAACCTTTCGCTTTTACGAAAACAGTCTGTAAACCCCGAATCCGGCAGCGCACAGTATGCAGGGGGGTACCTGCCACGCACTCTTTCAATATTTTATATCATTTTTACTTGACTTTTCTGATATTTTTTATTAGCTTTATAAAAATTCAGGGCCATTCGCGATGAAAAGCAAAAACATACAAAGCGGCGCACTGCTGCGCATTGAGAGTATGCGCGATTCTCTAAAGTCAGCTGAACAGCGTCTGTCGGATTTTATCCTGTCCAATCCCAAAGACATGGTTCACATGACCATCCAGGAGCTGGAGGCGCAGTCCGGTTCGAGTTATGCAACCATTATCCGGTTTTGCAAAAAAATCGGGTATACCGGATTCAAAGAGCTCAAACAAAGTCTGGTTCAGGATATTATTATCAACAACGAGTCTGCCAAAGTCTCTTCCCTTTTGCCGATTGAACAGGATGACAGCACCGAGTCGATTATTAAAAAAACATTTCAACATTCGCTGCAGACACTGGATAACACACAAAGCATCATCGATGAGACTGCTATTAACCGGGCCGCCACAGCCCTCAGCTCGGCACAGGAAACCCTTTTCATCGGAACCGGAACCTCGGGTGTCAGCGCCGCTTATGCGTTTGCCCGCTTTTACCGGATCGGCAAAAGAATGTATATCAGAGAATGATCCGACGGTTTACAAGATCAAGGCGTCCCTGCTCACAGAACAGGATGTGCTGTTTGCCATTTCATCATCCGGGCGTTCAGCAGATATCGTGGATGCGGCGCAAATAGCCCGTCATGGCGGAGCCACCGTGATCAGTTTATGCGATTTTGCCGTTTCGCCCTTGACAAAAAGTTCAAATATCAATCTCTACACCACACCACGCGACACGACATTGTTTTTAAACATTGACATGCCGCTGATTATCGGTCAGATTAGCATTATCGATATCCTGTTCTCCTGCTGCTGCCGGATAACGGGTCAACATGCATTTGATATGATGCATACCACAAAAAAAATAGCGGACAAGGAAAAACTCGGCAAATAATCGGAATTTAATATGGTCAACGAAAAAGGGATTGCCTCTTTTTGTCAGGAATGCGGCGCCTGCACGCATGCCTCCGGCTGCAGCAACGGTAACGGCTATGATCAGATCGTCGACCTGATCGTGGAAAAGGTCAAAAGTCAGATGCCCGCTGCTTCTGACACGGATTCGACTTTGATCCCGGTCGGGGTTTCGAACCGGCACGTGCATTTGACCGAGGCCACCTTTAAAACACTGTTTGGCGCGGACAGCCGCATTGAAAAATACAGAGATCTGTACCAGCCCGGCGAATTTCCGTCGCAAACAAATTCGTCACCGTGGCCGGTCCGAAAATGCGCAGCATTGAGCGCGTGCGCATACTGGGACCGCTGCGCAACTACGATCAGCTCGAGATATCTTTGACAGACGCTATCAATCTGGGCCTGAACCCGCCGATCCGCAATTCCGGAGATCTGCGCGACGCGGCGCCGATCACACTGATCGGTCCGAAATCCTCGATATTTCTGCCGCAGGCCGCCATCATCGCCAACCGGCATGTGCATATGCCGGGCAGCGCGGCACAGCGGTTCGGTGTAAAGAATCAGGAGTATTGCAAAGTGCGAATCGGCGGTGAAAAAAGCACCGTTTTCGAGAACGTGCTGGTGCGCGTCAACGATGCCTGGAAACTGCACCTGCATCTGGATACCGACGACGCCAACGCCGCCAATATCCGTTGTAATATGCACGCCGAATTTATTGGAAAAATGTAAGCGAAACTGTTATGAAACTGGCTAAAGTCATTGGCAACGTGATCGCCACACAGCGCGCCGGCATGCCCGGCCATCAGAGACTGCTAATTGTGCGCTACCTGGACGTCAACCTGAACCCGGTCGATCAAACCGCGGTGTGTGTGGACACAGTCAGCGCCCGCCCCGGAGATGTGGTGCTGACCTGCTCGTCATCATCAGCGCGCAAAACAGCTGCCACTCAACATGTATGTACCGATAGCGCGATTGTCTCTATCGTGGAACTCGTAACCGAAAACGGAAACAATATTTATCACAGGGATGCACCGTGAAAGTCAGTCTGGAAGATATTATCACACGGGTGGTCAAAGAGGTTGTGGCTGAGCTGATCCGCAACGGCGTCGAGATTGAAACCGCACCGCATTCATCACCCCGCTCCGACGCTGGGCAAGCGGCGCCGGCCGCAAAGTGAAACCATCGACATGTCGGGATACCAATCCCCCGTATTGACCGAACGGCAGATTCAGAGACTGCATGACTTGACGGGCCGCGTCATTGTTCCCTCCGGAACCGTGGTCACGCCCAAAGCCAAAGAGCTTTTAAAACGCAAACAAATATCACTCATCATAGAACAGAATTAAGGAGGACCCCATGGCAAAAGCTGCATTGGGATTCATCGAAACACGCGGCAACACGGGCTGTGTGAACGCGATCGACGCGATGATCAAGACGGCCGGTGTGGACCTGGTCAAAAAAGTCGAGATCGGCGGCGGTTACGTGACAGCCATTGTACGCGGAGAAGTGGGCGCGGTCAAATCCGCGATCGAAGCGGGCGCCGAGGCCGCGGCCAAAGTCAGTGAACTGGTGTGCGCCAATGTCATTCCTTCCGCGCAAAAAGATGTCTTTGAACTGATTGGAATCAAAAAATAGAGGATCACTATGCAAAAAGCGCTTGGAATTATTGAGACAAAAGGCTTTGCGACCGCCATGCAGGCGGCGGACGCCTCGGTCAAAGCAGCCAACGTGGTGTTGGGTGAATGGCTGCCGGTCGGCGGCGGTAAAGTCAACGTTATCATGCGCGGCGACGTGGCCGCGGTCAAGGCCTCCATCGAAGCCGGTGTGGCGGCAGCCTCGCAGGTCGGTGTCGTGCTGGGCCAGACCATCATTCCGCGTCCCTCGGAAAAACTGGACGCGCAATTTCCCATTGGCGAGAAAAAATCGACGGCAAAAAAATAACAGGCCTGATCCATGAGTGTGAGTGACGAAAAAATACGCAGCATTGTCAAAAAAGTGCTTGAGGATAGTCTCAGGCAGCCGTCCGCAGCGGATACAGCTGCAGACACAGCGTCCGGCTCCGATCCCGGCTGGGGCGTGTTTCAGAACATGGACGATGCCATCGAGGCGGCGCGCGTCGCCTTTGAGCGCTTTCAGTCCTTTGATCTGCAGGACCGCCGCAAATTTACCGACGCGGTGCGCCGGGTGGCGCTGGATCACAAAGAAGAATACAGCCGCATGGCGGTTGAACTGACAAAGATGGGCCGGGCGCCGCACAAAATACTCAAGCACATCAATGTGGCGAAAAACAGTCCGGGCATCGAGTATTTGCGGCCGGACGCCTGGGCCGGTAAAAACGGTCTTGCGGTGGACGAATGGTCGCCCTGGGGCGTGATCGGCAATATTTCCCCAAGCACGCATCCCAGTCCCACCATGCTGGACAATATCATCATCCAGTTGTCCGCCGGCAACACCATCGCGTTCAATCCGCACCCGGTGGCCAAACAACTGAACGCCCGGGTCATTCAGCACTGCAACCAGGCCATGACCCGCGCCGGCGCGCCGGAGAACCTGGTGACCTGTGTGGCCCACCCGACCCTGGAAAGCGCAGAGTTTATGTTTGCGCATCCGCAGACCAAACTTCTTTCCATTACCGGCGGTCCCGCCGTGGTCAAAGCCGCTATGAAGCACAGCAAACCCATCATTGCCGCGGGACCGGGCAATCCGCCGGTGCTTGTGGATGAAAGCGCGGATCTCGAACTGGCGGCCCGGGAAATTTCAGAAAGCGCCGCGTTTGACAATAATATTCTGTGCACCGCGGAAAAAGAAGTGTTTATCGTCGATTCGGTGTTTGACCGCTTTGTGCAGGCGTTCAGCACACTCGGCAACATCAAGCTCACCGGATCACAGATGGATCAGCTGGCGGACAAGGCGCTGGTCAAAGGCGAGCAAGAGTATTACATCAGCCGTGACTTTGTCGGGCGCAATGCCAGTGTTCTCGGCCGCGCTCTGGGCATGCAGGTCTCGGACGAGGTGGGGCTGCTGTTCGGAGAAACCGATGCCGATCATCCCTGGGTCCAGGCTGAACAGATGACACCCTGTCTGCCGCTGGTGCGCGTTCGGGATTTTGAGCAGGGACTTGAGGCCTGCATTCAGGCGGAACACGGATTTGAACACACCGCAAGCATTTTTACCCGAGATATGAACCGGGCGACCCGGTACAGCAAACGGATCAAAACCGATATCGTGGTGATCAACGGCCGCACCAGCCGCGGCGACGGCGGCGATCTGGGCGAAGGCTATTTTTCGCATACCATCGCCTCGCCCACGGGACACGGTATTGTGACGCCGCGGGATTTTTGCCGCAAACGCCGGATCATGACTGTCGGCGCAATGAGATTTATTTAAACACATGAGGAGCCCAACATGGCAGAGATAAAAGCACTTGGAATGATAGAAACCAACGGATTTACCCCGCTGATCGAAAGCGCGGACGCGGCGGTCAAAACCGCGAATGTAGATTTTGTGGAATGGCGCAAAGTGGGCAGCGGTTATGTCTCGTTTGTGATCAAAGGCGAAGTCGCAGCCGTGCGCTCCGCTATTGATGCGGCGCGCGAAGCCGGATCCAGAGCCGGTGAGGTGATCTCCGAACTGGTCATTCCGCGACCGGTGGACGAACTGGCAACAACCTTTAAAAAGTAAATATCCCGACAGCCGTCCTTCAGGACAGCGATGAACGGATTTTAAACCGGAGCCTATATGATATTTGCAAAGGTGATCGGAACCGTGGTTTCGGCACAAAAAGATGAAAACCTGAACGGCAAAACCCTGCTGCTTTGCCGGGAAGTGGATTGTGATCAGACGCCGCTGGACCATTATCACGTGGCTGTGGACGCCGTGCAGGCCGGTGAAGGCGATCTGGTCATTCTTTCCTGCGGATCATCAGCGCGCATGACGCACACCACGAAAAGCGCGCCGGTGGATGCCGTGGTCATGGCCATTGTGGATGACATTCAACTCGCGGAATCCGGCGTATGAGACTGGCAAAAGTCATCGGTACCGTATGGGCGGAGAACAAAGCGCCGCAATTGCAGAGCTGCCGGCTCTATATTGTCCAGCCGGTCAACTCGGACCAGAGTTACGCCTGCTGGCGGCCGTCGTGGCGGCGGACCCGCAGAATCTGGCCGGACTGCACGCACTGCGTCGTGGTTGTGACCAGCACGGATGCCGCCCAGGCGTTCCCGGACGGATTTGCGCCGGTGAACGCCAGTATCGTCGAGGTGGTGGATGATCTCAGCTAAAGCGGCGGCGGTTTTCCTGCGCCGCCACATGAAACAGACAGGATAAATGCATGTACCTGGCAAAAATTTTAAAACAAATAACAGCCGAACAAAAACACGGCGCCTATCAGGGCAAACGCGTGTTTGTGGTGCAGCCGATCAGACCGGACGGCACCCCCACGGGCGGCGAAACCGTGGCCATGGATTATGTGGGCTCCGGTATCAATGATATCGTGGTCTGCGGCGGCGCTCCCGGCGTGGCCCGGGACGTGTTCAAACTGCAGCAGGCGCCCATCCGCACCCTGATCATGGCTATTGTGGATGAACTGGATTATCGGGACGATTGAATGTTTGACAATTCCCGGACAAACTAAAGAAATTCAATGACCCTATCAGATCTACAACAAAACGGTGTCATCGGCGCCGGCGGCGCCGGATTCCCGGCGCATGTCAAACTGAACGCGCAGCCGGAGATTCTGATCATGAACGCCGCCGAGTGCGAACCGTTGCTGCACAAAGACAAAGAACTGCTGCGGCATCACACGCAAACCGTACTGCAGGGGTTTGAGACCGCCATGCAGCTGACCGGCGCCGCGCAGGGCATCATCGGTATCAAAGCCAAACACCGCGCGCTGATTAATCTGCTCAAATCACAGATCCGTGACTCTATTTCAATCATCCCGGTCGGAGATTTTTATCCGGCGGGCGACGAGGTGACCCTGGTTTATCTGACCACCGGCCGACTCGTTCAGCCGGGCGACCTGCCCCTGAGCGTCGGATGCGTGGTGCAGAACGTGGAAACGCTGTACAACATGGGACTCGAGCAGCCGGTGGTCGATACGTTCATCACGGTGGCCGGGGCAGTCGCCTCACCGCGCACCCTGCGGGTTCCGGTGGGCACAGCGTACCGGGATATTCTGGCGCAGTTCGATATCCGAACCCGGCAGTACCGCGTGCGCTCCGGCGGATTGATGATGGGCAGCCTGGAAACCAATTTGAACCAGGGGGTCACAAAATATTCAGCCGGACTTGTTGTGCTTCCCGCGGATCACGCCTGCGTCGACATGTACGAACGTTACCGGACACCGCAGCAAACCGACCGCCTGGCCAAAGCCGGCTGCGATCAGTGCAATTTCTGCACGGAATACTGTCCCCGCTACCTGCTGGGCTATCCCGTGCGTCCGGAAACCGCCATGCGCGACCGCATGTTCAATACCGGCGATCCGAAGGCGCACAGCGGCAATCAATTCTGCTGCGAATGCAATCTCTGCACCCTGTTCGGCTGTCCGGAAAGTCTGGATCCCAAAGGCGCCACGCTCATTGAGAAAAAAATGTTGCGCAACGAATCCTGGCAGGGACTGCCGGTCACGCCGCATCCCATGATGAATTACCGCAAAGTCCCGACACGCAAACTGATGCAGCGTCTGGACGTGCTGCAGTTTTCGGACAAAGCGCCGCTCAGCGATTTGAAGCTGCGTCCCGAACAGGTGCGCATCCCCCTGCGCCAGCATATCGGCGCACCCGCGGTGCCGGTTGTCGAAACCGGACAATCGCTGCAGCGCATGGACCTGATCGGCAAACCGGACGGCGATCTTTCATCCGCCGTGCATGCGTCCATATCCGGGACAGTGACAAACGTAACTGAAACTCATATTGTGATCAGAGGGAATTATGCCGGATAACGTAACCATCGGAGTGGTCGAACTCTCGAGTATTTATAAAGGCTTTGAAGTGCAGGACACCCTGCTCAAACGCGCCCGGGTTGAAAAGCTGCTGGCGCGCACGATCTGCTCGGGCAAATACCTGATCCTGGTCAAAGGCGAAATCGGGGATGTGGAAACCGCCATGCAGCAGGCGCGCGAAACCGGCGGATTTGCCATCGTACTGGCGGAAACGGTCTCCAATGTGCATCCGGACGTGCTGCGCGCCTTGTCCGGAACCGGCAGTTTGGAGACGCCTGAGGCGCCCGGACTGCTGATCATTGAAACGTTTTCCGTTGCCGCGGCCATCAAAGCGGCGGACATTGCCGTGGATGAAGCCGATATCAATCTGTTGAGAATCCATGCGGCCATGGCCATCGGCGGCAAGGGCATGATCCTGGCCACCGGTGATATGGAAGCCCTGCAGTCGGCCGCGGATCCGGCTATCGAGTATCTGAAACAGGACGGCTGTCTGGCCGGATTCACCCTGCTGTCCAATCCGCATCAAGACTTGTTAAAAGACCTCGTTTAAACAGACAGGAGTCAATATGAGCACGAACGAATGGCAATTGAAAAAAACAATCCTGGATATCGGCAAACGCCTGTGGGAACGCCGGTATGTGGCCTCGAATGACGGCAACATTACCGTGCGTATGAACGACAACGAACTGTTGACCACCCCCACCGGCGTCAGCAAGGGATTCATGACCCAGGATATGATCATAAAGATGAATATGGACGGCAAGGTGCTGTCCGGCAGTTCCAAATACCGGCCCTCCAGCGAAGCGAAAATGCACATCCAGGTTTACAAGCAGCGTGAGGATATCGCTTCGGTGGTGCACGCGCATCCCCCCTACTGCACCAGTTTCGCAGTGGCCGGCATTCCACTGAACAAGTGCGTGCTGCCGGAAGCCATTTTGACCCTGGGCGCGGTGCCGATAGCGCCGTACGGCACGCCTTCGACCATGGAAATCCCGGACTCTATCAAACCCTACGCGCAAAACTCGGACGCCATTCTGCTGGCCAATCACGGCGCGCTGACGTTCGGTACCGATCTGATCAACGCCTATCATAAAATGGAAACCCTGGAACACTCGGCCGAGATCGTGCATTACGCCATTCAGCTGGGCAACGTCAATATGATTCCCCAGGATCAGGTGGACAAGCTGATGCAGGTGCGCGAACAGATGAACATTCCGGGCAGAATTAACCTGTGCAGCGCCAACAACGGCAGCCAGGCGGACCAGATCGATGAAACTCAGATCGAATCCATCACCCGGGAAGTGATCAACCGGTTGAACAAAAGCTAAAACCGGAGCTTTTATGAAGATTCTCATTG
This genomic window from candidate division KSB1 bacterium contains:
- a CDS encoding aldehyde dehydrogenase yields the protein MSVSDEKIRSIVKKVLEDSLRQPSAADTAADTASGSDPGWGVFQNMDDAIEAARVAFERFQSFDLQDRRKFTDAVRRVALDHKEEYSRMAVELTKMGRAPHKILKHINVAKNSPGIEYLRPDAWAGKNGLAVDEWSPWGVIGNISPSTHPSPTMLDNIIIQLSAGNTIAFNPHPVAKQLNARVIQHCNQAMTRAGAPENLVTCVAHPTLESAEFMFAHPQTKLLSITGGPAVVKAAMKHSKPIIAAGPGNPPVLVDESADLELAAREISESAAFDNNILCTAEKEVFIVDSVFDRFVQAFSTLGNIKLTGSQMDQLADKALVKGEQEYYISRDFVGRNASVLGRALGMQVSDEVGLLFGETDADHPWVQAEQMTPCLPLVRVRDFEQGLEACIQAEHGFEHTASIFTRDMNRATRYSKRIKTDIVVINGRTSRGDGGDLGEGYFSHTIASPTGHGIVTPRDFCRKRRIMTVGAMRFI
- a CDS encoding lytic transglycosylase domain-containing protein, encoding MKYIKPTISILVFAAILSITGYSYYKHQLAKAQQEISYMSDLLTRQEHLIETEKQRKRAVRKVLNIINRYNSDMSDSTKQDVANEIYLMSRKYENLNIDLIAATITHESAATWEPTVTSRAGAMGLMQIMPATGAYLAYEEGMNWTFAEDLLFDPLINIQLGCRYLNELVGMYEEDGGLAAYNGGPRRAEMWIDGNKDYNILWKETREYVPAVMRLYDRFKVQETL
- a CDS encoding N-acetyltransferase gives rise to the protein MSIQIKPVSGQHLKTFVKLPWTLYQDDPCWVPPLISDQLNYLNPKKGPFYEFGDAELFLACKDDVPVGRISAQIDRQYESHQDAETGFFGFFESINDIEVAEQLLHTAETWVRDHGKSRICGPFNFTLYDASGLLVKGFDTLPVLLTNYNKSYYAGLLEQCGYRKHIDWYAFRVSSDLHIRPVFYRIRERIRRQGIVIKSIDMKKLDEAVDYIGPIFNEAWAGNHGHVPLTDRQLEEFKAELKYAIEPDLTYLAFLDGQCIGFSLSVKDANPAIQKANGRLFPFGLFKIMHGMRHVKRLRTFAMGVLKEHRNRGLDIVFYLDTIENGIKMGYTESECSVIVETNNRMIGALEDLNAEQYKTFRFYENSL
- a CDS encoding MurR/RpiR family transcriptional regulator: MKSKNIQSGALLRIESMRDSLKSAEQRLSDFILSNPKDMVHMTIQELEAQSGSSYATIIRFCKKIGYTGFKELKQSLVQDIIINNESAKVSSLLPIEQDDSTESIIKKTFQHSLQTLDNTQSIIDETAINRAATALSSAQETLFIGTGTSGVSAAYAFARFYRIGKRMYIRE
- a CDS encoding PduL/EutD family phosphate acyltransferase, translating into MVNEKGIASFCQECGACTHASGCSNGNGYDQIVDLIVEKVKSQMPAASDTDSTLIPVGVSNRHVHLTEATFKTLFGADSRIEKYRDLYQPGEFPSQTNSSPWPVRKCAALSACAYWDRCATTISSRYL
- a CDS encoding BMC domain-containing protein, with the protein product MQKALGIIETKGFATAMQAADASVKAANVVLGEWLPVGGGKVNVIMRGDVAAVKASIEAGVAAASQVGVVLGQTIIPRPSEKLDAQFPIGEKKSTAKK
- a CDS encoding SIS domain-containing protein, which codes for MRLPAFTGSAKECISENDPTVYKIKASLLTEQDVLFAISSSGRSADIVDAAQIARHGGATVISLCDFAVSPLTKSSNINLYTTPRDTTLFLNIDMPLIIGQISIIDILFSCCCRITGQHAFDMMHTTKKIADKEKLGK
- a CDS encoding PduL/EutD family phosphate acyltransferase, which translates into the protein MRSIERVRILGPLRNYDQLEISLTDAINLGLNPPIRNSGDLRDAAPITLIGPKSSIFLPQAAIIANRHVHMPGSAAQRFGVKNQEYCKVRIGGEKSTVFENVLVRVNDAWKLHLHLDTDDANAANIRCNMHAEFIGKM
- a CDS encoding BMC domain-containing protein, yielding MAKAALGFIETRGNTGCVNAIDAMIKTAGVDLVKKVEIGGGYVTAIVRGEVGAVKSAIEAGAEAAAKVSELVCANVIPSAQKDVFELIGIKK
- a CDS encoding EutN/CcmL family microcompartment protein, giving the protein MKLAKVIGNVIATQRAGMPGHQRLLIVRYLDVNLNPVDQTAVCVDTVSARPGDVVLTCSSSSARKTAATQHVCTDSAIVSIVELVTENGNNIYHRDAP
- a CDS encoding BMC domain-containing protein — its product is MAEIKALGMIETNGFTPLIESADAAVKTANVDFVEWRKVGSGYVSFVIKGEVAAVRSAIDAAREAGSRAGEVISELVIPRPVDELATTFKK
- the guaB gene encoding IMP dehydrogenase, which encodes MGQIVGEGYTFDDVLLIPNQSSVLPKQVDISTRLTRNIHLKTPIVSAAMDTVTEADLAIALAREGGIGIIHKNCSIEYQVEEIDRVKRSETGMIYNPITMTSERPISDALDVMQRYHISGIPIVDHNILVGILTNRDLRFETDFSKKVRDLMTKENLVTVPPDISLEDAEKILHEHRKEKLLVVDENRTLKGLITVKDIKNRRRFPDATKDKHGRLLVGAAVGVASDSKERARALIDVGADVIVVDTAHGHSRGVIDTIKMLKQEHPEIELIAGNIATPEAAEDLIKAGVDSIKVGIGPGSICTTRVVAGTGVPQITAIMQCHEVASKYDIPLIADGGIKQTGDVAKALGAGADSVMLGNMLAGTDESPGELVFYQGRSYKVYRAMGSLSAMRGGRGDRYFQEGERNVKKLVPEGIEGRIPHRGKLSDVIYQLVGGLRASMGYCGSATIQELKEKARFIRITPSGLQESHPHDITITHESPNYILKK